Proteins encoded together in one Antricoccus suffuscus window:
- a CDS encoding NAD(P)H-binding protein: MSRIAIIGGHGQIALHLSRILTSEGHEVTALFRNPDHATDVKQTGAKPVVADVEHLTTDTICSHLKDHDAVVWSAGAGGGNAARTYAVDRDAAIRSMDAAKQAGVGRYVMVSYHGARLDHGVAEDNAFFAYAEAKAAADDYLKKTRLDWTILGPSRLTTDPATGKITVGDGGKSEVTREDVALVAAAALDLPGTVGKFIEFNNGDTPIREALQHLAD; this comes from the coding sequence ATGTCGCGTATTGCCATCATCGGAGGTCACGGGCAGATCGCTCTGCATCTGTCTCGCATCCTCACCAGCGAGGGCCACGAGGTCACCGCACTGTTTCGCAACCCCGACCACGCTACTGATGTCAAACAGACCGGCGCCAAGCCCGTCGTCGCCGACGTCGAGCATCTCACCACCGACACCATCTGTAGCCATCTAAAGGACCACGACGCCGTTGTGTGGTCCGCGGGAGCAGGCGGCGGAAACGCGGCCCGCACGTATGCCGTGGACCGTGACGCGGCGATTCGATCAATGGACGCGGCAAAACAGGCCGGCGTAGGACGCTACGTCATGGTGTCCTACCACGGCGCACGACTCGATCATGGCGTCGCCGAAGACAACGCCTTCTTCGCTTATGCAGAGGCGAAGGCGGCGGCCGACGACTATCTGAAGAAGACCCGGCTCGACTGGACGATTCTTGGCCCCAGCCGCCTCACGACAGACCCGGCGACTGGCAAGATCACCGTTGGCGACGGCGGCAAGAGCGAGGTCACGCGCGAGGACGTCGCCTTGGTCGCCGCTGCCGCACTCGACCTGCCCGGCACGGTTGGCAAGTTCATCGAGTTTAACAACGGCGACACGCCAATCAGGGAGGCACTCCAGCACCTCGCTGATTGA
- a CDS encoding Dyp-type peroxidase has product MSINTPPGDAPTPPAPEPQPVLAPLTISAGFLVVSVRDADGVDARVLEVASDINSLVRAVGFRAPEMQLSCVVGVGPAYWDRIRPDGAPRPAGLHPFKALTGAKHNAPSTPGDLLFHMRANRADLTFELARQIMDAFGSDVTVEDYVTGLRYFEARDMLGFVDGTENPTGRSAATAAIVDADAEPDFAGGSYVVVQKYVHDLEAWDALDTAEQERVIGRTKVDDIELADDVQPTNSHVTLNTIEDADGTERDILRANMAFGDAGTGEYGTYYIAYAADIAVTEQMLVNMFEGNPPGNYDRILDVSTAVTGTQFFAPSLDMLESLADELAEAAPQPNTDEDARRTVDDSLSIGSLKGVSQ; this is encoded by the coding sequence GTGTCTATCAACACCCCACCAGGCGACGCGCCGACGCCGCCCGCGCCCGAACCTCAGCCGGTGCTTGCTCCGCTGACGATCTCGGCTGGGTTTCTCGTCGTCAGCGTTCGCGACGCCGACGGCGTGGATGCGAGGGTGCTGGAGGTCGCGTCCGACATCAACTCGTTGGTGCGGGCCGTCGGGTTCCGGGCACCCGAAATGCAGTTGTCGTGTGTCGTCGGTGTCGGACCGGCGTACTGGGATCGAATTCGGCCAGACGGTGCTCCACGGCCCGCGGGTTTGCATCCGTTCAAGGCGCTCACCGGCGCCAAGCACAACGCGCCGTCGACGCCTGGCGACCTGCTTTTTCACATGCGCGCTAACCGGGCGGACCTCACTTTTGAGCTGGCCCGGCAAATTATGGACGCGTTCGGGTCGGACGTCACCGTCGAGGATTACGTCACCGGGCTGCGTTATTTCGAAGCCCGAGACATGCTCGGCTTCGTCGATGGCACCGAAAATCCGACAGGGCGTAGCGCGGCGACCGCCGCGATCGTCGACGCCGACGCCGAACCGGACTTCGCCGGTGGCAGCTATGTCGTGGTGCAGAAATACGTGCACGACCTGGAAGCCTGGGACGCGCTGGACACCGCGGAGCAAGAGCGCGTCATTGGCCGCACCAAGGTCGACGACATCGAGCTCGCGGACGACGTACAACCCACCAACTCGCACGTCACCCTCAACACGATCGAGGACGCTGACGGGACCGAACGCGACATCCTGCGCGCCAACATGGCCTTCGGGGACGCCGGGACCGGCGAGTACGGCACCTACTACATCGCGTACGCCGCGGATATCGCTGTGACCGAGCAGATGCTGGTCAACATGTTCGAAGGCAACCCGCCCGGCAACTACGACCGGATCCTCGATGTGTCGACCGCCGTCACCGGCACTCAGTTCTTCGCGCCATCGCTCGACATGCTGGAGAGTCTTGCCGACGAGCTGGCCGAAGCAGCCCCACAGCCTAATACGGACGAAGACGCGCGCCGTACCGTTGACGACAGCCTTTCTATCGGAAGCCTCAAGGGAGTTTCGCAATGA
- a CDS encoding sensor histidine kinase: MPNFAALKPVPWGYVAFAALMLFFGAGGTRPASINQGLGTPGPLAYALIVIAAASLVIMRWRPLLAFTITSTAVITYFAVGYAFGPILISEAAAVFMLARRVELRRTLVAVAILYVAALLTGLAHGMFGHATWWGIGDAIIWICAWIAVPTAIGTAIRTRSESQAGVRAEQARRAASEERLQMAQDLHDTLGHGLAVIAMHSGVALHVLDSRPDKARESLEAIRATSKESIDGLRAQLDLLRAGGTDDAPLRPRSGLADAEVLVRRIRSGGVDVAVDIPMLQGIPPDVDEAAYRILQESLTNVLRHAGPARASVRVRHDNGALSLDVIDTGSGPSRSTAATSSRGTGIRGMRARAESVGGTLAAGPGAEGGFAVHATLPCVLEEAS, from the coding sequence ATGCCCAACTTCGCCGCACTCAAGCCCGTCCCGTGGGGATATGTAGCGTTCGCGGCGCTCATGCTGTTTTTCGGAGCGGGCGGCACACGGCCGGCCTCGATCAACCAGGGGCTCGGCACCCCCGGCCCGCTCGCCTACGCGCTCATCGTGATCGCGGCCGCGTCTCTGGTGATCATGCGATGGCGCCCGCTGCTGGCTTTCACGATCACCAGTACGGCCGTTATCACCTACTTCGCCGTTGGCTATGCATTCGGGCCGATTCTGATCTCCGAGGCCGCGGCTGTGTTCATGCTGGCTCGGCGAGTGGAGTTGCGTCGTACGCTCGTCGCAGTGGCGATCTTGTACGTCGCGGCGCTCCTGACCGGCCTCGCACACGGCATGTTTGGGCACGCCACATGGTGGGGTATCGGAGACGCGATTATCTGGATCTGCGCCTGGATCGCCGTACCGACCGCCATCGGGACCGCGATCCGGACCCGCAGCGAGTCACAGGCGGGAGTTCGAGCCGAGCAGGCTCGGCGGGCCGCATCCGAGGAGCGACTGCAGATGGCGCAGGACTTGCACGACACGCTTGGCCACGGACTCGCCGTGATCGCGATGCACTCAGGCGTCGCCTTGCATGTGCTCGACTCTCGACCCGATAAGGCCCGCGAATCTCTCGAGGCGATCCGCGCGACGAGTAAGGAGTCTATCGACGGCCTGCGCGCGCAACTTGATCTGCTGCGCGCCGGCGGCACCGATGACGCCCCATTGCGACCTCGTTCGGGACTCGCCGACGCCGAGGTTCTAGTACGCCGCATCCGTAGCGGCGGCGTAGATGTCGCGGTCGACATCCCCATGCTGCAAGGCATACCCCCGGATGTGGACGAGGCGGCGTACCGCATCCTGCAGGAGTCGCTGACCAACGTGCTGCGCCACGCCGGGCCGGCGCGAGCGAGCGTACGGGTGCGACACGACAACGGCGCACTTTCCTTAGATGTGATCGATACCGGGTCCGGGCCATCGCGTTCGACCGCAGCCACCTCCTCGCGCGGAACCGGGATCCGCGGCATGCGGGCCCGCGCGGAGTCGGTCGGCGGCACTCTCGCGGCGGGTCCGGGGGCCGAGGGCGGGTTCGCCGTACACGCAACACTGCCGTGCGTCCTTGAGGAGGCCTCATGA
- a CDS encoding response regulator transcription factor encodes MIRVAIIDDQPLVRMGLRTLIESEAGIELAGEAADGRAGLAVVRTERPNVVLMDIRMPELDGLAALREINADTELTNVRVIMLTTFEMDEYVFEALRNGASGFILKDAEPTDLLRAVRVVADGGSLLSPSVTRTVIEQFTGDRPARNPHPELHRLTEREVEIVRWVATGQSNDEIATSLFLSPATVRTHVSRAMTKLHARDRAQLVVFAVESGLTHSEP; translated from the coding sequence ATGATCCGGGTTGCCATCATCGACGACCAGCCGCTAGTGCGGATGGGTTTGCGCACGCTCATCGAGTCCGAGGCCGGAATCGAGCTTGCCGGTGAGGCGGCGGACGGGCGCGCCGGTCTCGCCGTCGTGCGCACCGAGCGGCCAAACGTCGTGCTCATGGACATCCGGATGCCCGAACTCGATGGGCTGGCGGCGCTGCGCGAGATTAATGCCGACACAGAGTTGACCAATGTGCGCGTCATCATGCTCACCACGTTCGAGATGGACGAGTACGTGTTTGAGGCACTTCGCAATGGCGCCAGCGGTTTCATCCTCAAGGACGCCGAGCCGACCGACCTGCTACGCGCCGTACGAGTCGTCGCCGACGGCGGCTCACTCCTGTCGCCGTCGGTGACGCGCACGGTGATTGAGCAGTTCACCGGTGACAGGCCGGCACGCAATCCGCACCCTGAGCTTCATCGCCTTACCGAGCGCGAGGTTGAGATTGTCCGCTGGGTGGCGACCGGCCAATCGAACGACGAGATCGCTACCTCGCTTTTCCTCAGTCCAGCAACCGTACGCACCCACGTCAGCCGCGCAATGACCAAGCTACATGCGCGTGACCGCGCCCAACTTGTCGTTTTCGCGGTCGAGTCGGGGCTCACTCATTCCGAGCCGTAG
- a CDS encoding ABC transporter permease: MRSLINSTRAELLRIRKWPAIWMMGGVWLILNLVFGYLFPYLSYVSGTKTFSVEGGSRAELISSILPASAPAVVVQGMPMFGGAIILTLGALVAGSGYSWGTWKTVMLQGPRRTAAFGGTILAVLSVVFLVVVATMVVDFGAASLIAAGQSQSLAWPAFSVILQGFGSGLLIMAMWALGGIALGTIARGPALGIGLGLVWALVLENLLRGVSSVLGPFEKAVDWMPGTASGSLASAINGAPSAQSGAPGVVSVLSGGSATLTLAVYALLFGGIAMVLMRRRDIA, encoded by the coding sequence ATGCGATCGCTGATAAATAGCACCCGCGCCGAGCTACTGCGCATCCGCAAGTGGCCGGCGATCTGGATGATGGGTGGCGTCTGGCTGATCCTCAACCTCGTCTTCGGCTACTTGTTTCCGTATCTGTCGTATGTCTCGGGCACGAAGACGTTCAGCGTCGAAGGCGGCTCCCGGGCAGAGCTGATCAGTAGCATCTTGCCTGCCTCGGCTCCGGCAGTAGTAGTACAAGGGATGCCGATGTTTGGTGGCGCGATCATCCTGACGCTCGGGGCGCTTGTCGCGGGGAGTGGATACTCGTGGGGCACATGGAAGACGGTCATGCTGCAGGGCCCACGCCGTACGGCGGCCTTCGGCGGCACGATTCTTGCGGTGCTGTCAGTCGTGTTCCTGGTCGTGGTTGCGACGATGGTCGTCGACTTCGGCGCTGCGAGCCTCATCGCGGCCGGGCAGTCGCAGTCGCTGGCGTGGCCGGCGTTCTCGGTCATCTTGCAGGGCTTCGGGTCGGGCCTGCTGATCATGGCGATGTGGGCGCTCGGCGGGATCGCGCTAGGCACCATCGCCCGCGGCCCGGCTCTCGGAATCGGGCTCGGGCTGGTGTGGGCGCTGGTCCTGGAAAACCTGCTGCGCGGCGTATCGAGTGTCCTTGGGCCGTTCGAGAAGGCGGTCGACTGGATGCCGGGTACGGCGAGCGGATCACTCGCCAGCGCGATCAATGGCGCACCGTCCGCCCAGTCTGGGGCGCCGGGCGTGGTTAGTGTGCTCAGCGGAGGATCGGCAACGCTCACTCTCGCGGTCTACGCCCTCCTTTTCGGCGGGATTGCGATGGTGCTCATGCGCCGCCGCGACATCGCTTGA
- a CDS encoding DUF2871 domain-containing protein: MKKNYYAALTYMVLGLVAGLYYREFTKARDFTGDTQLSVMHTHLLALGMLVFLIVLALDKLFDLSRTKSFNLFFWFYNAGLVVTVAMMFVHGTMDVLGKDVSGAVPGIAGLGHILLTVGLASFFVSLRSRAFGDKASDESARVAVDA, from the coding sequence ATGAAAAAGAACTATTACGCCGCACTCACCTACATGGTGCTCGGCCTCGTTGCCGGCCTTTACTACCGAGAGTTCACGAAGGCGCGGGACTTCACCGGGGATACACAGTTGTCGGTGATGCACACCCATCTGCTTGCGCTCGGCATGTTGGTGTTCTTGATCGTGCTCGCGCTGGACAAGCTGTTTGACTTGTCACGAACGAAGTCTTTTAACCTCTTCTTCTGGTTCTATAACGCAGGATTGGTCGTGACCGTCGCGATGATGTTCGTGCACGGGACGATGGATGTCCTCGGCAAGGATGTCTCGGGCGCGGTGCCAGGAATCGCCGGGCTTGGCCATATCCTCCTTACGGTCGGGCTGGCCAGCTTCTTCGTGTCGCTGCGCTCGCGGGCGTTTGGCGACAAGGCAAGCGATGAGTCCGCGCGCGTCGCTGTTGACGCCTGA
- a CDS encoding putative immunity protein has protein sequence MILPKVRDPRLVTIRRGGTLTDADHQLLALWAATCAEHVLDLFESVRPDDPRPRQAIEHARAWVRGEVKMMQARAAGGHAMGAARDLQGAARHAAYAAGQAGAVAHVAEHDLGAAAYAIKAARAAAPDGHGVAAGRVECQWQRDQLPAAIRELVLDDQRLRNDICWSVFDS, from the coding sequence GTGATCCTTCCCAAGGTCCGTGACCCCCGCCTCGTCACGATCCGCCGAGGCGGCACCCTCACCGATGCAGATCATCAACTCCTCGCGCTGTGGGCGGCCACGTGCGCAGAACATGTGCTCGATCTCTTCGAATCGGTTCGACCCGATGATCCCCGCCCACGTCAGGCAATAGAGCACGCCCGAGCCTGGGTGCGCGGCGAGGTGAAAATGATGCAGGCGAGAGCGGCGGGCGGTCACGCAATGGGCGCCGCGAGGGACCTGCAGGGGGCGGCGCGGCACGCGGCGTACGCGGCCGGCCAGGCGGGCGCGGTCGCCCATGTAGCCGAGCACGATCTCGGTGCGGCCGCTTACGCGATCAAGGCCGCACGTGCGGCCGCTCCGGACGGCCACGGCGTGGCCGCCGGGCGAGTTGAGTGTCAGTGGCAGCGCGATCAGCTTCCTGCGGCGATCCGCGAGCTCGTACTGGACGATCAACGGCTGCGCAATGACATCTGCTGGTCGGTCTTCGACAGCTAG
- a CDS encoding ABC transporter ATP-binding protein, with product MTNELVVTDRLTKTFGNRTAVRDVSLTVRRGEVYGFLGPNGAGKTTTLRIVLGLATATSGTATVLGLPAGDSDAVVRTGALIEGPGFYPYLSGRDNLRSMARYRGLSDREVDEVLERVDLTARGKDKFKSYSLGMKQRLGVASGLLGTPELLVLDEPTNGLDPAGMADMRKLIRELADQGQTVMLSSHMLAEVEEVCDRVGVIAGGKLLVESSVRDLRGTAATLVRAEPLDAALAIGMRLAGDDGVHLHDGASMRLDIDPGRAPEVTAALVAEGIRVFEVRPIEQSLEEIFFQLTGTPVDTTLAADSISTERQVA from the coding sequence ATGACAAACGAACTAGTGGTCACCGATCGGTTGACCAAGACTTTTGGCAACCGAACCGCCGTGCGTGACGTGAGCCTGACCGTACGACGCGGCGAAGTGTATGGGTTTCTCGGCCCGAACGGCGCGGGAAAGACAACGACATTGCGGATCGTGCTTGGGCTGGCGACCGCGACTAGTGGTACGGCGACGGTCCTTGGCCTGCCGGCCGGCGACTCCGACGCCGTAGTTCGCACAGGGGCTCTGATCGAGGGGCCGGGTTTCTATCCGTACCTCTCCGGGCGCGACAACCTGCGTTCAATGGCCCGCTATCGAGGGCTGAGTGACCGTGAGGTGGACGAGGTGCTCGAGCGGGTCGATCTCACCGCGCGCGGCAAGGACAAGTTCAAGTCCTACTCGCTCGGCATGAAGCAACGCCTCGGCGTCGCGTCCGGATTGCTTGGTACGCCGGAACTCCTGGTCCTCGACGAGCCGACCAATGGGCTCGACCCCGCTGGCATGGCCGACATGCGCAAGCTCATTCGCGAACTGGCAGACCAGGGCCAGACGGTCATGCTCTCCAGCCACATGCTCGCGGAGGTAGAGGAGGTGTGCGACCGCGTCGGCGTGATCGCGGGTGGCAAGCTGCTCGTGGAGAGCAGCGTTCGTGACCTGCGTGGTACGGCGGCCACCCTGGTCCGCGCCGAACCGCTCGATGCCGCGCTCGCCATCGGCATGCGACTTGCCGGCGACGACGGCGTACACCTGCACGATGGGGCATCGATGCGGCTTGACATCGATCCGGGCCGCGCGCCGGAAGTGACCGCAGCCCTTGTCGCAGAAGGGATCCGCGTGTTTGAGGTGCGCCCGATCGAACAGTCGCTTGAGGAGATCTTCTTCCAACTCACCGGTACGCCGGTCGACACCACGCTGGCCGCCGACTCCATATCAACAGAAAGGCAGGTTGCGTGA
- a CDS encoding winged helix-turn-helix transcriptional regulator: MALGTGYSAQNCSIARALEIVGERWTVLVLRDCFYGVRRFSDLLAHLDISRAVLTDRLSSLVEAGLLVRHAEGGHPEYVLTEAGIAFWPSIFALGRWGDRFGTANPPSRIYTHADCRGDLDDRGVCLSCGAFPGPEDIDASPGPGADNRRTDAVSAALRQRHRLLTPVMSG; the protein is encoded by the coding sequence ATGGCACTTGGCACTGGATATTCGGCACAGAACTGCTCCATCGCACGCGCCCTTGAGATTGTCGGCGAGCGCTGGACCGTGCTCGTGCTGCGCGACTGCTTCTACGGCGTACGTCGGTTCAGCGATCTGCTCGCGCATCTCGATATCTCACGCGCAGTGCTCACTGATCGGTTGTCGAGCCTTGTCGAGGCCGGTCTTCTCGTACGCCACGCCGAGGGCGGCCATCCGGAGTATGTGCTTACCGAAGCCGGGATCGCCTTCTGGCCGAGCATCTTTGCACTCGGACGATGGGGTGACCGGTTCGGTACGGCGAATCCGCCCAGTCGCATCTATACCCACGCGGACTGTCGCGGCGACCTCGACGACCGCGGCGTCTGCCTCTCTTGCGGAGCCTTCCCAGGCCCCGAGGACATCGACGCGAGTCCCGGCCCGGGAGCGGACAACCGGCGTACCGACGCGGTGAGTGCGGCACTTCGGCAACGACACCGACTCCTCACGCCGGTTATGAGCGGATAA
- a CDS encoding family 1 encapsulin nanocompartment shell protein, which produces MTTPNDDQLVQTDIAIAGSNLHRWLAPVTEEAWAEIAEEATRTFKRNVAGRRVVDVRGPLGFETASVSTGHVTEIASPQDGIRSRLRDVAPLVELKVPFTVTREAIDDVLRGAKDSDWQPVKDAATLLAHAEDRAIFDGYAAAHITGIGPGSDNAKVSLPEDPRDLPDAVATAQTALRLAGVEGPYSLVLDADLYTAVSETRDHGYPIREHLERMVQDKIIWAPALKGAYLLSTRGGDHELIIGQDVSIGYLEHSADEVRLYLQESITFQSYAGEASVVLG; this is translated from the coding sequence ATGACGACACCGAACGACGATCAGCTGGTCCAGACCGATATCGCGATCGCGGGCTCCAATTTGCACCGCTGGCTTGCGCCGGTGACCGAAGAGGCATGGGCCGAGATCGCCGAGGAAGCGACCCGCACATTCAAGCGCAACGTCGCCGGACGGCGGGTAGTCGACGTACGCGGCCCGCTCGGCTTCGAGACCGCGTCCGTGTCCACCGGGCACGTCACCGAAATCGCTTCGCCGCAGGACGGGATCCGCAGCCGCCTCAGAGATGTGGCGCCGCTGGTCGAGCTCAAGGTGCCGTTCACGGTCACCCGCGAAGCCATCGACGACGTACTGCGCGGCGCCAAGGACTCGGACTGGCAGCCAGTCAAGGACGCCGCGACTTTGCTTGCGCATGCCGAGGACCGCGCTATCTTCGACGGTTACGCGGCGGCACATATCACCGGCATTGGCCCGGGCTCAGACAACGCAAAAGTATCGCTGCCAGAGGATCCGCGCGACCTGCCGGACGCGGTAGCCACCGCGCAGACCGCGCTGCGTCTTGCCGGCGTCGAAGGCCCCTACTCGCTAGTGCTGGATGCCGATCTTTACACCGCGGTGTCCGAGACACGCGACCACGGCTACCCAATCCGTGAGCACCTCGAGCGAATGGTGCAAGACAAGATCATCTGGGCACCAGCGCTCAAGGGGGCCTACCTGCTGAGCACTCGCGGTGGTGACCACGAGCTGATCATCGGTCAGGACGTGTCGATCGGCTACCTCGAGCACTCGGCAGACGAGGTGCGCCTGTACCTCCAGGAGTCGATCACGTTCCAGAGTTACGCAGGGGAAGCCTCCGTCGTACTCGGCTAG
- a CDS encoding MFS transporter — protein sequence MNRLNLSIPSAFEARAVTPGRTLLISSLGTFIALVVYCGPLGNMPTIATALHAGPASQTWILSSMSVGLAAFLLTAGALADDLGRRRIFAGGAVILAAGSVLCAVASGPVLFIAGRVVEGIGGAALVASSLGLVAHVFTTPAQRATASGVWGASVGAGIAVGPVVTGLLDLAGLWRLFYWAIVVFGVGLGWIAHRGLIESRADAPRKVDLYGAATLSAAMVLILVALVEGRQGNARALALSAIAAVAFGVAFIVVERRGQHPMLDLRLFRGRRFSAATLAALATGVGVIGLMSFSCTFLVNTMRLSTLDAALVLVVWSGISVATALLARHLPASISGGHQLAIGLAGVGVGLLAMTGLAAESSPWRLVPGLIIAGIASGVLNAALGREAVASVPADRAGLGSGANNTARYLGSSIGVTLVGIIAMDPSGRVSGMVAGWNHAALVTGVLSLAGAAAIFRLSRRTG from the coding sequence GTGAACAGACTGAACCTCTCCATCCCGTCCGCGTTCGAGGCGCGTGCAGTGACCCCGGGCCGCACGCTGTTGATCTCCTCGTTGGGGACGTTTATCGCGCTGGTCGTGTATTGCGGCCCGTTAGGCAACATGCCCACCATCGCGACCGCGTTGCACGCCGGCCCCGCGTCGCAGACGTGGATCCTCAGTTCGATGAGCGTGGGGCTGGCCGCATTCCTGTTGACCGCAGGGGCACTGGCCGATGACCTCGGACGTCGGCGCATCTTTGCCGGAGGCGCCGTCATACTCGCCGCTGGATCGGTCCTATGCGCAGTCGCCTCGGGACCGGTGCTGTTCATCGCCGGCCGAGTGGTCGAAGGAATCGGTGGTGCGGCCCTTGTCGCATCCAGTCTCGGACTCGTCGCGCACGTTTTCACCACTCCGGCGCAGCGTGCCACCGCAAGCGGCGTCTGGGGAGCGAGCGTCGGCGCCGGGATCGCTGTCGGTCCTGTCGTCACCGGGCTCCTCGACCTCGCGGGCCTCTGGCGGCTGTTCTACTGGGCGATCGTCGTGTTCGGCGTCGGGCTGGGGTGGATCGCGCATCGAGGGCTGATCGAGTCGCGCGCCGACGCGCCGCGCAAAGTCGACCTGTACGGCGCCGCGACTCTCAGTGCCGCCATGGTGCTGATCTTGGTCGCGCTCGTCGAAGGGCGACAGGGGAACGCGCGAGCGCTGGCCCTCTCGGCTATTGCAGCGGTGGCCTTTGGAGTCGCGTTCATCGTCGTCGAACGCCGCGGCCAACATCCCATGCTTGACCTGCGGCTCTTTCGCGGGCGACGGTTCAGTGCCGCTACCCTGGCCGCGCTGGCCACGGGCGTCGGCGTTATCGGGTTGATGTCGTTTTCTTGCACGTTCCTGGTCAACACGATGCGCCTGTCGACTCTGGACGCCGCACTTGTGCTGGTCGTGTGGTCCGGGATCAGCGTGGCCACGGCGTTGTTGGCGCGGCATCTCCCGGCGTCGATCAGCGGCGGCCACCAGCTTGCGATTGGGCTCGCCGGCGTCGGCGTCGGCTTACTCGCGATGACCGGACTGGCGGCAGAATCCTCGCCGTGGCGGCTGGTCCCTGGCCTGATCATCGCCGGCATCGCCAGCGGGGTCCTCAACGCCGCGCTCGGCCGTGAGGCCGTGGCCAGCGTCCCGGCCGACCGCGCCGGGCTTGGTAGCGGAGCGAACAACACCGCGCGATACCTCGGCTCGTCGATCGGGGTCACCCTCGTCGGGATCATCGCGATGGACCCGAGCGGGCGAGTCTCTGGCATGGTCGCCGGCTGGAACCACGCGGCCCTCGTCACCGGCGTTCTGTCGCTCGCCGGCGCCGCCGCAATCTTTCGGCTTAGCCGCCGGACTGGCTAG
- a CDS encoding MFS transporter: protein MSSTTSTRNDGQGTPRRTWIGLGVLAAGLSMIVIDGTIVGVALPVIIHKLNLSLGDAQWVNSLYSVVFAALLLSAGRLGDRLGRRKLFVAGIVVFMLGSILAAAATGATSLIMGRLIQGIGGAFVLPATLSTVNATFRGKDRVVAFAVWGAVISGMAAIGPLLGGWLTHSYTWPWIFLVNVPIGIAVLIGTYFTVPESKSEASGRGMDVGGLLLSAAGFGAIVFGLIEGSAVGWWTPVADLHFLGLTWPGSAPISIAPIAAAVGVALLIFFAAAERRRVRNDRSVILDLRLFQISTFAWGNVTAMMVAIGEFGLIFVLPLYLIDALGIGGLGAGLVLGAMGVGAFFSGAAARHLAARVGAAGVVVIGLALEVVGVLATALVVGPTSSPVLIAILVVIYGLGLGLASAQLTSTTLGDVPVALSGQGSATQSTVRQVGAALGTAVVGAVLSTGVGQSDLAGASPGSFSDATRYALYVAAAFLVLGLYGATRVAVAVRRSDVVDQANESVAAR from the coding sequence ATGAGCAGCACGACGTCGACACGAAACGACGGACAAGGTACGCCGCGGCGCACCTGGATCGGGCTCGGCGTACTCGCCGCCGGCCTGTCGATGATCGTCATCGACGGCACCATCGTCGGAGTCGCGCTGCCGGTCATCATCCACAAACTTAATCTGAGTCTCGGCGACGCGCAGTGGGTCAACAGCCTCTACTCGGTCGTCTTTGCGGCGTTGTTGCTGAGCGCCGGCCGCCTGGGTGATCGGCTTGGCCGTCGCAAGCTGTTTGTCGCCGGGATCGTCGTGTTTATGCTTGGCAGCATTCTCGCGGCCGCGGCGACCGGCGCGACGAGCCTGATCATGGGGCGACTCATCCAAGGCATCGGTGGCGCGTTCGTCCTGCCCGCCACACTGTCCACGGTCAACGCGACGTTCCGCGGCAAGGACCGAGTCGTTGCGTTCGCGGTCTGGGGCGCGGTCATTTCGGGCATGGCGGCGATCGGGCCGCTGCTGGGCGGGTGGCTGACGCATTCGTATACCTGGCCGTGGATTTTCCTGGTCAACGTGCCGATCGGGATCGCCGTACTCATCGGTACCTACTTCACCGTCCCCGAGTCGAAATCGGAGGCTTCCGGGCGCGGTATGGACGTCGGGGGGCTGTTGCTCAGCGCGGCTGGCTTCGGCGCGATCGTCTTTGGCCTCATCGAAGGCAGCGCGGTCGGCTGGTGGACACCGGTCGCCGACCTGCACTTTCTCGGTCTGACCTGGCCCGGCTCCGCGCCGATCTCGATCGCCCCGATCGCGGCAGCCGTTGGGGTCGCCCTCCTGATCTTCTTCGCGGCGGCCGAACGTCGCAGAGTCCGTAACGATCGGTCGGTCATCCTGGACCTGCGACTGTTCCAGATCTCGACGTTCGCCTGGGGCAACGTCACAGCGATGATGGTCGCGATCGGTGAGTTCGGGCTGATCTTCGTGCTGCCGCTGTATCTGATCGACGCACTCGGTATTGGCGGTCTCGGGGCGGGCCTGGTGTTGGGCGCGATGGGCGTTGGGGCGTTTTTCTCAGGTGCCGCCGCACGGCATCTGGCCGCGCGCGTCGGGGCCGCCGGCGTCGTGGTCATCGGGCTGGCGCTGGAAGTCGTCGGCGTACTCGCGACGGCTCTGGTCGTCGGTCCCACCTCCAGTCCGGTGCTGATCGCGATCCTCGTCGTCATTTATGGCCTTGGTCTAGGCCTCGCCTCGGCGCAGCTGACTAGTACGACGCTTGGCGATGTACCCGTTGCCTTGTCCGGTCAAGGCTCGGCGACGCAGAGCACCGTGCGTCAGGTCGGCGCGGCGCTCGGGACGGCGGTAGTGGGCGCAGTGCTGTCGACCGGCGTTGGACAGTCAGACCTGGCAGGCGCGTCGCCGGGGTCGTTTAGCGACGCGACTCGCTACGCTCTGTATGTCGCTGCGGCGTTCTTGGTACTTGGCCTGTACGGCGCGACTCGGGTGGCCGTGGCCGTGCGGCGCAGTGATGTGGTCGATCAAGCGAACGAATCTGTTGCCGCTCGCTAG